CCCAACAGTGTAAGACATGTGACACTACAGCACGTATTTAAGAAAACCAAGAGCACTTACGAGCCAAAGTAGAGTTCGAAGAGAGCTTCCACGGATTTGGAGTCTTCCAGATCTTGGGTCAGTGTGACGCGCTTCAGGATGTCTTCACCAACCTCTGAGATCCGCGAGTTGGTATCCGCTGACGCGAACAAGGCCGGAAGGAACTTCTCGTCGTCCTTGAACATGCCGCTCGCTAGGAGTCGTGTGACCAGAGCCTTGGACTCGGTCAGACTAAGCCCGGCATCGGAGCTAGGATCCCAGGCGTCCGGTTTGCCTTGCTGAGTAAGGAATTTGTAGTCCTCAACGGATAGTCCGGGGCACCTTGTCGTGCTTGCGGCTTCAGGCGTACTTTGCCGTACCGAAGTGAGAAGCAAAAGTTTGCCGAACCACTTGGAAAGAAACGCAGCATCTTCGTCAGTGACGCCGAGAGTGGACCTCAGCTCGCTGTCTTCTTTGTTCCCTCTTGCTGGAAGCTTGAAGTGAACGAGGAGGCGCAGAATGAGGTGAAAAAGTTGAGAGGCATGCTGAGCAGACTTCTCGTAGTCGGTAGATATCCCTTGGATCAGAATGGGTAGAAGCTCTAATCTATCGGATACTGGCAGCCGCGAGATGCCTTGTTGGATGTATAGAATGTCGAAGTGGCGTATTAAGGCTACATCTGCGTTTTCTTTGTATTGTTTCAGGAGAGCAGCCACTGGAAGTTTGAGGTCCCTGGGAAGCGGTCAGCTCTCTATGCGGCCGTTTCTGGTGTTCAAGGCGTACTGTGATTTGATACGAGTGTTGATGTGCTGGCAAATGGAGATGACCTAGAAGATGGACCGCAATCAGCGATGTTCACCGAGCAAACAATCGAACCTACGGCCAAACGACAAAGTGGGTAAAGACCTTACCTTGTTTCTTACAGCCACATAGTCAGAGCCCAGCTTGAGTAGTAGAGGGGCGAGGTACACTTTCAGCAGATCTTCAAGCTTCTTTTCTGAATCCGCCAACGCAATGCGCATCTCGACCTTGCCCACCAGAGCAAGCTCTTTGGCTTCTGTAGACTGTGCTGCAGCCATGATGAGGTGTGAGGTAGGAAGCACGCCCAAGGAGGGTTGGATTGTAGAGATGTGGCGATGTATCAAAGCATGCACGGCAAGTGGAAGGCGGATAACGCGACCTGTCAGCTGTTGAGAACGACGAGCGGCCGGGGTGATGTTGCGGCTCTGCGTTTGAATAAGACGCCTCAAGCTTGTTCGTCCGGTGCTTGCCACATGTCGTGCCGCCGTGTCTAGAGTGAATGGCTAGGGTGGCACGGACGCGCCTCTTGAAGTGCGTCACGGCGCTGCCTGCAGCAACAATTAGTCGCGTCCTTCGACTTGCTTCTGTCGACGTCGAAGGTTCTGTTTGCTGCACCCTGTTTGCCCACAGTCACAGGCTTTTTCGCCGCTCAGCGCTTGTTCCAGGCTTCACTTTTCACAAAATCGCATTATATCCAACCAAAGCAGGCATACCGAGCTTGCGCAGATCTATCGGAAGCCACCATCGTTTTgtgccaccaccaccaccacacacTGTGCAGTCGTTTCGCAGTGTTCCCACCTTTCACGCTGCACGGCTCTGTAGCGACCAACACTTGTGGCCCCTGGATTTGAAAGTATACCAACAGCCACTCGCCAGACACGAAGAGAAGAGCGAACTACCCCACCGCCCCCCACCCCAGCTCCAACTCGCCACCCAGGACCGGTACTCGCTACCGCACTCCTACTGCAAAGCGCACAATCTGGGAGGTACGGCGAACTAGCAACATCCCGATTCGAGCTGAAACCTGCGCGGTGAAGAGCTACCTCACCCGTGCAGTGCTTATCTCAGTACTCACTGCGAATTCACTGCCACAGGCCCAGCACGCAAGCAACTGCCCACCATGGACGAAGAGAACGTACTCAACTTTGTCAGCATCACCTCGTGTGACCCTGACAAGGCGGCCCAGTACCTGCGCCTCACAGACAACAACCTGGAGCAGGCCATACAGCTCTTCTTCGACAGCCCAAACCTCGACTTCGGGCCTGCGACCACAGCAGCCACGTCCACTGCTCCTGCAGCTGCCTCATCAGCGCAAAACCCTACCACCATCGATTCGGACGACGAAATGTCCGACTTCAACCCCGGCGCGCACACAGATACCCCACCCGTACGGTCACAGCAGAACTTCGAGAGTGACGAGGAATTGGCACGGCGGCTGCAGGAAGAAGACTATGGCGCTCGTGGCGCAGGAGGCGACCCGGACGAAGTCCGCGCTCCCATGCAACGAACGACAGAGACATTGGTAGGACCTGGGTCAGATTGGGGGCCTGCAGACGCAGATGACGACATCGACGCCATGGTGCAGGAGCAACTGGCGCGTCGGCAGCGAGGTAAGCATCCACAAACCCAACCTTGACAGGCTCGAGAGCTAACGTTATGCCTCCAGGGCGAGCCGGCATCTTCAACCAACGAACCGCGCAGAGCTCCGTATGGGATAACTCCGCCGACGCAGAGGCCAGGCGACGAGAGCTGGCGACGTCAACGGGCGGCGCGTCGGAGCAGAGCGCGAAGATGAACATGCTCGCAGAGCTGTTTCGACCTCCATTCGAGCTGATGTACCAAGGGTCGTGGGAGAAGGCGCGAGACATGGGCAAGGACGAGGAAAAGTGGCTCATCGTCAACATCCAAGACCCGGCCATTTTTGACTGCCAGCTTCTCAACCGTGATATCTGGAAAAACGACGACATCAAAGCGACTGTACGAGAGAACTTCCTCTTTATGCAATATGCGAAAGACGACCCCCGCGGCCAGCAGTACGTCAACTACTACTTCCACGCCCGCGATAGCTCGGATGCATACCCACACATCGCCATTGTCGACCCCCGAACAGGAGAGCAAGTCAAGGTCTGGTCTGGCCCGCCTATCCCCGCTCCCGTCGAGTTCCACGCCCAACTTCACGAATTCCTCGACCGCTACAGCCTCAACGTCAACGCCAAGAATCCTGTAGCCAAGCGCAAAGCGGAGAATAAGAAAGTGGATGTCAACCGCATGACTGAAGAGGAGCAGCTGGAATGGGCGTTGCAGAACAGCATGGACAACGGCGGCAGCGGCAACGAAGGGCCTAAAGACAACGATCCGGACGCGCTCACAAAAGACGAAGGCAAGGGCAAAGCGCGCGCCACATCACCTGTCCCAGAGGTGGCAACACCAGGCGCAGTTGCAACACCAGCAACAGAAGAGCCTGCAGCCGCTGCGAACCCGCTGTTCGCCTCCATCTCCTCCCACGTACCCCACACCGAACCCACGGTCACAGACCCAAAGATCACAACGCGCATCCAATTCCGCGGGCCGTCCGGTCGACCCATTGTGCGGCGCTTTAACCTGTCGGATCCTGTACGACGCGTGTACGAGTGGATCAAGAGCGACGCGCCGTGGGAAGGCAAGCAAGGCTCCGAGTTCGATCTGGTGTTCATGGGCAAGAACTTCATCGAGCATCTCGAGGAGACGATCGAGGCCGCAGGACTGAAGGGCGCAAGTCTGATGGTCGAGTTCGCCGAGTAGACAAGACGCagggaagagaagagaagagaagccCAGCGTGGTACGGTGGATGACAGATCGTCGGATTGATAGCATCGCTACGGCGTTTTCGGGTATGCTCACGGCGAGGAGAAGACAAAGCGTGTTAATTAGCTAGACCTAGACGTGTCCAGCTACTGATGGGCTGATACCCAATGTCTCTCGTGCTCAAATGGGGTGCATAGTAGGTGTAGATGGCACGAGACACAACGTCCCCCTTTATCTCTCAGCATACATGGCAAACCAATAATCATACTATATTCTCCAGCCCCCTCcctccttccttccttccttctcACTCCCCCGCTCCGCTCGTCTTGCCCGCTTGCCTGCCATCCCCACGCGCCTCCCAGATCCCACTTCCCGCTCCTTGCACTCCGTCAAGCCTCCTTTGAGACGGCCTGAATAGACTGCCTAGACTGCCTAGACTGCCTAGACTGCCGTGCCCGGCCCTGGCCGTACACGGACTTGTTCATGTGCAAGTACAATGTCAGCACGAAAGGAGGGCCGAAAGCGCCGCTGCACGACGCGAAACGGTGGGGTTTGATTTGCTGCTGAGTGCGCTGCTGGATGCAAGGTACTGTTGGTCGGCTTGGAGCTTGGTGAGGGACGGATGGACGCATGTATcggttggttggttggttggtcagtcagtcagtcagtcagtcagtcagtcagtcagtcagtcactCAGTCACTCATTCACTCATTCACTCAGTCATTCAGTCATTCAGTCATTCACTCATTCACCCATTCACTACCATACACAACTAGTCAAGGAAGCGACACGGTCATACGCAGCTCAAGACCTTGGTTGCATTCATTCCATGCCGATAGATTCGTTGATTCAACGACACTAGCCAAAAGCTTGCGACGAGCCGTAGCCAGCGCCGATAGAATTACTTGTTTGCCGCCTGCGCGAGCGATGCGTACGTACGTTGTCCGTCGTCCGTCGTCCGTCGTCCATCGCCTGTCCCATACGAACCAGCCATCCGACCAGCCGCTCAACTGACCGACCGACCGACAGTAAGCCACGACCAGAGAAGCAGAAGAAAAATAAAAAAAAGTACAATGTTGGGAATCTCAACACTAGGCGTGATGCAAGAAACAGACCGCCGCCTCGACATGACCGTGGTGCCAAAAGGTGACGAAGACGCCTATCCATCTTTTGTTCGAATAATACATGGTGGGagggtaggtaggtaggtatgTAGGCTATGGGTGAAAAATAAAAGTATAACGCCGATGAATGCAGTCTTGTTCCGGAAAAGAACCGCAGCCAGACTCTTGGCCTGGGGACCCAAACACCCTTCCGTCCTGATCCTGTTCCTGCTAGTGTTGAAGAAGCGCTGAAGTACGCAATGACGTTTCGATATGGCCTAGTTGAAAGCAAATGCAAATCCAAGTGTTGAAAGATGATGTGCGGTCAGTTGAGGAAGCCTTTGCAACCAATGGAGCCGCAGAGACAGGGGATACGGTCCGTGGCATCCATCTCGCGTTCGAATTTGTAGTCGTAGGTGAGTTCCTCGTCTGCAACATGGTCAGTATGAAAGTGTGGTGTGCCTCAGAAGCATGCAGCTCACCTTGGCTGATGTCTCGCAAAGCATAGATGACAATGCGCTTCGAGTTGTCGACTCGAATGATCTTCGCTGTACAGTTTGGCGTACAGCTGTGGTTGATGAAACGCGCAATGCCACCCATCTTTGTGGCATCAATGACGGTATCCTCGTCGATACGGAAGAGGTAACTGGATCCAACCCCTTGCATGTCGTACTTGGCTTCGCGCAAATCTGCGACTCGCTGTCGCACTCTATCACCAACGTACTCGATAATCATGTCGTTGGCAGCAATGTTCTCCTCCGCGTACAATCCCCAATTGTGAATGGCAGATCGATCGAACTTGACGAGCTTCTTGCGCTTCTTCAGCTGGTTGAAGCGTAGAGCATCACCCTCAGCACCAGAAACCTTGGAAATATTGATATCGTTGACCATACGACGGTTGTTCGCACGGTTTGCGCGAGAGTTGGCGGTGGATGTCTTCTGGGAGCCGGTCTGGAACTTGAAGCCTTCCACGGAGATGACGGACTTGTCTTCCTGCTTCGCGCGACGTTGACGCTCTTCGCGCTCCCTGACGACGCGGATACGATGCGGCAGGTATTTCGACTTCTCGGACTCGCGGATCTTCTTAACACCCTCGGTCCTCGCTGACCCGGTCGGGTTGGGTACGTAGTAGCCTTCGATCTTGGTTTCCTTGCGAGACACACCTGCCTCGCCAGAATTGTTGAGGTGCTTGATCGACTTCTGTTTCCAGGCCCATGACTGCGCATCCTGAACCTCGGCGGGAGAGACTGACTGCATGGCCGTGTGGAGGTACTTGAGATCCTCCTCGTCCTTGAGCAAATGCTGCCAGCCGTCGATATCCATCACCACGCTGAAATCATCCTCGACTGTTTTCCGCGGCTCGACCGATGACACGCCACAGTAGACAGAGCCGCGATCGTCCTCTTCTGGTGTCTCAGTAACAGGTACTTCAGTCACTATGTCGGGCTTGACTTCCGCAAGCTCCTCTTCAACGGCTTCTGCGACTTCTGTGACCTCCTCTGTAATCTCCGCCTTCGCAGCCTTGATCTCTTCTTCAAGCTgtttcttcgtcttcttcttgggTTTGGCAACACCCTTCTTCGCCGGGGCAGGTACTTCCTTCTCAGTGGTTTCGATGGGTTTGGCGGCTTCGTCGTCTTGAGTGATGGTGACTGTAGGCTCAAGTTTGTCTTCTGGTGGTGTTTCCACCCCAAAGATTGCGTCCGCCTCTTGTTCGATCTTTCGCAATCGCCGGAAACCTTTGAGTGCTTTGTCTGCTTTCTTCCAAATGGGCGAAGAACGCGGAAGAATCGCAAGCACTTGTTCCAACTCTTTCTCTGCCATGTT
This window of the Ascochyta rabiei chromosome 14, complete sequence genome carries:
- a CDS encoding Glycerol-3-phosphate dehydrogenase (NAD(+)), which translates into the protein MDEENVLNFVSITSCDPDKAAQYLRLTDNNLEQAIQLFFDSPNLDFGPATTAATSTAPAAASSAQNPTTIDSDDEMSDFNPGAHTDTPPVRSQQNFESDEELARRLQEEDYGARGAGGDPDEVRAPMQRTTETLVGPGSDWGPADADDDIDAMVQEQLARRQRGRAGIFNQRTAQSSVWDNSADAEARRRELATSTGGASEQSAKMNMLAELFRPPFELMYQGSWEKARDMGKDEEKWLIVNIQDPAIFDCQLLNRDIWKNDDIKATVRENFLFMQYAKDDPRGQQYVNYYFHARDSSDAYPHIAIVDPRTGEQVKVWSGPPIPAPVEFHAQLHEFLDRYSLNVNAKNPVAKRKAENKKVDVNRMTEEEQLEWALQNSMDNGGSGNEGPKDNDPDALTKDEGKGKARATSPVPEVATPGAVATPATEEPAAAANPLFASISSHVPHTEPTVTDPKITTRIQFRGPSGRPIVRRFNLSDPVRRVYEWIKSDAPWEGKQGSEFDLVFMGKNFIEHLEETIEAAGLKGASLMVEFAE